A part of Oryctolagus cuniculus chromosome 4, mOryCun1.1, whole genome shotgun sequence genomic DNA contains:
- the CEP19 gene encoding centrosomal protein of 19 kDa isoform X2, with product MMCTAKKCGIRFQPPAIILIYEHEIKGKSRQRIMPVRNFSKFSDCTRAAEQLKNNPRHKSYLEQVSLRQLEKLFSVLRGNLRGQSLAETMEQIQRETTIDPEEDLNKLDDRELAKRKRIMDELFEKNRKKKDDPNFVYDIEVEFPQDEQVLSCGWDTESADEF from the exons ATGATGTGTACTGCCAAGAAATGTGGAATTCGATTCCAGCCTCCAGCTATCATCTTAATCTATGAGCATGAAATTAAGGGGAAAAGTCGACAGCGCATCATGCCAGTCCGAAACTTTTCCAAGTTTTCAG ATTGCACCAGAGCTGCTGAACAACTAAAGAATAATCCCCGACACAAGTCTTACCTGGAACAGGTGTCCCTGCGGCAGCTAGAGAAGTTGTTCAGTGTTTTACGAGGTAACTTGCGGGGACAGAGTTTGGCAGAAACAATGGAACAAATTCAGCGGGAAACAACCATTGATCCTGAGGAAGACCTGAACAAACTAGACGACAGGGAGCTTGCCAAGAGGAAGCGCATCATGGATGAACTTTTTGAGAAAAATCGGAAGAAGAAGGATGATCCAAATTTTGTCTATGACATCGAGGTTGAGTTTCCACAGGATGAGCAAGTACTGTCCTGTGGCTGGGACACAGAGTCAGCTGATGAGTTCTGA
- the CEP19 gene encoding centrosomal protein of 19 kDa isoform X1, producing the protein MRAVPRLQSRPRLWPPTRKVQASSEAAGLGPFRSRPPPARGRGEERRKRGDVCPGCCYGNVSAGAGWTQKPSSLGGSWLSALPTGLRLGFLVFAGLDLPSGGFTPVVSSVRLWLRPLPAALGPTRPHRRLWRACVHCGRVEAAAPHGVDVRETVHFPIFSEIAPELLNN; encoded by the exons ATGCGGGCCGTCCCGCGTCTTCAAAGCCGGCCGCGGCTCTGGCCCCCTACCCGAAAAGTTCAGGCCTCGAGTGAGGCAGCGGGACTCGGCCCCTTTCGTTCACGCCCCCCGCcagcccgggggcggggcgaggagcGACGCAAGCGCGGTGACGTGTGCCCGGGCTGTTGCTATGGGAACGTCTCGGCGGGCGCAGGCTGGACCCAGAAGCCCTCAAGCCTTGGCGGGAGCTGGCTGTCTGCGCTGCCCACCGGCCTCCGCCTAGGCTTCCTGGTGTTTGCGGGCCTAGACCTCCCGTCAGGAGGATTCACCCCTGTGGTGTCGTCCGTGAGGCTGTGGTTGCGGCCTCTTCCTGCGGCGCTAGGCCCCACTCGGCCTCACAGAAGACTCTGGCGTGCCTGTGTGCACTGCGGTCGGGTGGAGGCGGCCGCTCCTCACGGTGTAGACGTGCGGGAGACGGTGCACTTTCCGATCTTCTCTGAG ATTGCACCAGAGCTGCTGAACAACTAA